AAACAAGTTTCAGCATTAGAAAAAATGGGTATCATGCCAGATGAAATTGATAATGCAGGAAAAGCTACTAAATTATTAGAGCGATTAGACAAACGTCGCCAAGAAGGTTTGGCTACACCTAAACAAATACGCTTCTTAGAACAACGAGGATTTCAACATGTCGGAAAATGGCAGTTTGACGGTGCTAGAAAATTAATAGATCGAATCGCCGGCAATGGTTGGAGAATTCCTCAGGGAATTGATCCAGCTACCTACGAGGGACACTAAGATGGTTAAAGTGACGTACGACGTAAAATTATACTCGGATAACATGCCGTTGTACCATAATGGGTTCAGATATTGTGGTAGATATTCCGGAGGTGAAACCTTTAAAAGGCTATCAGAGGCAGAAGAATATGCAAAAAATATCACTAATAAATATACGTGGTTATTAGGTGGCTATTCTCACATAGTCAAACTAACTTATTTAGGTTTTTATGAAGGTTACAAAAAGGAACTTGTTAAAGAAATAGAGTACAAAGGAGAATGACCCAGATGCAAAGAACACTTGATCTAACTGAACTACTAAACTACATTGATCCAGCAAGTCTGGATTATCAAGAATGGGTCAATGTGGGTATGGCTTTAAAACAAGAAGGTTACACTGCAGAAGACTGGGACGAATGGAGCCACAACGACAACAGATATCATCCTGGCGAATGTTTAAAGAAATGGGAAACATTTAAAGGTACTGGATTACCAGTAACTGGAGCTACAATCACACAACTAGCGAAAGAAAATGGATGGCAAAGCTCCTACTCTGATGACGATTCTTTTCTTGATTGGAATGATAGTTTCATCGCTACTGATGTAGATAAGGGCTATAAACTAGTAAAAACTGATTGGGTCATGGGAAAAGAAATTCAAGAACCAAAACATTGGAATCCATCCCAAGAGATTATCGATTACTTAGAAGCTGTTTTTTCTCCTGGGGATATTATCAGTTATGTAAATGATGGCTATCTGCATAAAAATGGTGATATTGAAAAATGGCTTCCTAAGTCTGGGGTATATACAAAAACGGCTGGTGATCTCATTGAAGGGTTAAGAAAGTACAACGGAGACATCGGTGCAGTCATGGGAGATCCTAATCCAGCATGTGGTGCTTGGGTTCGTTTCAATCCACTTGATGGCGAAGGAATCAAAAATACTAATGTAGTTGATTTCAGATATGCTCTAGTTGAATCAGACAGCATGAAAATTGAGCAGCAGCATGAAATCCTTAGAGAACTTGAGTTGCCAATTGTCGCACTGACTTATTCAGGAGGAAAAAGCCTTCACGCAATCGTGAAAGTTGATGCCGTTAATTACCCACAGTATCAAGAACGAGTTGATTACTTATACAAGATAGTAGAAAAAAACGGTCTTAGAGTAGATAAACAGAACAAGAATCCTTCTAGACTAACAAGATTACCAGGATTTATCAGAGGCGATAAAAAGCAATTCCTCATTGCAAAAAATATAGGTAAAGGTTCATGGGAAGAATGGCAAGAATATATCGAAGACATGAACGATAACTTGCCAGATCCCGAAAGTCTAGCTGATATCTTTGATACTGAAATTGAGCTAGCTCCTGAATTAATCAAAGGCGTTCTGCGTCAAGGTCATAAAATGTTAATTGCTGGACCTAGTAAGGCCGGTAAGTCGTTTCTGTTGATGCAGTTGGTTATTGCAATCGCTGAAGGTACTAACTGGATGGGATTCCCATGTACTCAAGGTAAAGTTCTATACGTGAATCTGGAGCTTGACGCCAATTCAGCCAAAAATAGAATTGTTGAGATTTATAATCGTTTAGGCAATGGTCATGAGAATGTAGCTAATATTGATATTTGGAATTTACGTGGTAAAACAAGTCCGATGGACAAGTTAGCTCCTAAATTAATCAGACGTGCTCAAAAAGCTGGGTACATTGCAGTAGTGATCGATCCAATTTATAAAGTATTGACGGGTGACGAAAACAGCGCTCATGAAATGGCCAACTTTACGAATCAATTTGACAAGATAGCAACAGAACTTGGTTGTGCGGTTATCTATTGTCATCACCACAGCAAAGGATCACAAGGTGGCAAAAATTCAATGGATCGTTCTAGTGGTTCCGGAGTATTCGCCAGAGATCCAGATGCAATCCTCGATTTAATTGAGTTACCAGTCACGGAAGATCGATACATGGTTTTAGAGAATCAGGCAATTTGTGACACATATTCCAGAGCAATCAAGTTCTATAATCCTTCCTATGATGAAATAGGCCTTGACGATCAACTCAGCAAGAAGCAAATGAGCCATCACTTAATGACAGCCATTCAAGCACAACCAACGCTAGCGATCATAGAACAGGAACGTCAAAAAGCGGTTGAAGCGGCTAGACAATGTAGTGCTTGGCGATTAAATGGTACGTTGCGTGAGTTTCCGAGATTCAAGACGGTAAATGCTTGGTTCAAGTTTCCAGTTCATATTCTGGATGATTCGTTGCAGGATGTGCAAATTGAGGAAAACGCAAATGATAAGTGGAAAAAAGGCGTACAAAAATCAAACGAAAGTCGTTCGGAAAAAAGCAACAGAGAACTTGAGGAAGCATTTAATATTCTCAGCCCTAATGGTGAAGCGATCGGAGTTAATGAAGTAGCTGATTATTTAGATATAAAAAGAAATAGCGTTTATACCAGAGTAAAAAAACATGGGAAATTTGAAATCAACAGTGGTGAAATGACAAGGATCGAAAATGATAAATAAAAATTGTCGGTGTCTAGGCTAGTCCTATCTAAATAGCTTATTAACGTTGTCGGCTAAAAAGAAAAGACACCGACAGACAACCTCAAAAACCTTGTCACACCGCTGTCCGCCATCCTTGTCTACTCTCTCGAAAGAGAGAAGAGTAGACAAAAGGATAAGACGAGACAATTTTTTGAGACGACAGAAAAAAATAAAGACGGCATATAACAGAATAAAATAACAAGAAATGAGGTTAAAGGAATGAAAGCTTACGAAGTGAAAAAGATGATGAGTGATTATTCAGCTAATGCAACACTAAAAGAAATTTTTGAAGATTGTGGAAGACCCTATAAATGCCCTCAATGTAAAGGTTCAGGGTTTTATCAGAAAAAAATAAGAGTTCCCTATCCAAGTGGGCTTCCTGATTCTGGGTGGGTGCCCGATACGATTGAATATAAGAGAACTGAGTGTGAATTATGCGATGGTCATGGCTGGGCTACTAAAGAATATAAACCTAAAATGGTTCAAGAAGGATGGGAGGATATAGAAAAATGAGATATAGAAAAAAACCAGTGGTAATTGAAGCTGTGAGATTTAATAAGACAAAATGGTTAGATGAAATATCACAAGCAAAAAAGAGCGAGTCATTCCCTAGGGTGTTATTGAGTATTATATCTGGTTTTAGTCCTGTCATTGAAACACTTGAAGGTGATATGAAAGTTAATGACGGTGACTATATCATCAAAGGAGTACAAGGTGAGTTTTACCCGTGCAAGCCAGATATTTTCCTTGCTACCTACGAGAAAGTGGAAGAGGAAAAAAACACAGGATATTTTACACATGGTGGTACTTGGGTGGAAAATATTCCCGATGATGAAAGATGGGGGAATGAACTTGATTGAATTTTTTCTACACATGGTGCCCCCAGAAACAACCCATCAACAAAAGAAAGTTCATGTTGTCAATAATAAGCCAGTGTTTTATGAGCCAGATGATCTAAAGGCTGCACGATCTAAATTGATGACACATCTAGCCAAGCATGTTCCAGATGAACGAATGGGCGGACCAGTAAGAATGACCATAAAGTGGTGTTTTCCAATTGTTGGTGATCATACCAATGGTGAGTACAAATATACAAAACCTGATCTGGACAACAGCAATAAGTTGATTCAGGATTGTTTAACGAAATTAAATTTCTGGAAAGATGATTCCTATGTGGTCAGTTTGATTGCTGAAAAGTTCTGGTCGGACATTCCAG
The DNA window shown above is from Enterococcus sp. 4G2_DIV0659 and carries:
- a CDS encoding AAA family ATPase; this translates as MQRTLDLTELLNYIDPASLDYQEWVNVGMALKQEGYTAEDWDEWSHNDNRYHPGECLKKWETFKGTGLPVTGATITQLAKENGWQSSYSDDDSFLDWNDSFIATDVDKGYKLVKTDWVMGKEIQEPKHWNPSQEIIDYLEAVFSPGDIISYVNDGYLHKNGDIEKWLPKSGVYTKTAGDLIEGLRKYNGDIGAVMGDPNPACGAWVRFNPLDGEGIKNTNVVDFRYALVESDSMKIEQQHEILRELELPIVALTYSGGKSLHAIVKVDAVNYPQYQERVDYLYKIVEKNGLRVDKQNKNPSRLTRLPGFIRGDKKQFLIAKNIGKGSWEEWQEYIEDMNDNLPDPESLADIFDTEIELAPELIKGVLRQGHKMLIAGPSKAGKSFLLMQLVIAIAEGTNWMGFPCTQGKVLYVNLELDANSAKNRIVEIYNRLGNGHENVANIDIWNLRGKTSPMDKLAPKLIRRAQKAGYIAVVIDPIYKVLTGDENSAHEMANFTNQFDKIATELGCAVIYCHHHSKGSQGGKNSMDRSSGSGVFARDPDAILDLIELPVTEDRYMVLENQAICDTYSRAIKFYNPSYDEIGLDDQLSKKQMSHHLMTAIQAQPTLAIIEQERQKAVEAARQCSAWRLNGTLREFPRFKTVNAWFKFPVHILDDSLQDVQIEENANDKWKKGVQKSNESRSEKSNRELEEAFNILSPNGEAIGVNEVADYLDIKRNSVYTRVKKHGKFEINSGEMTRIENDK
- a CDS encoding RusA family crossover junction endodeoxyribonuclease, whose translation is MIEFFLHMVPPETTHQQKKVHVVNNKPVFYEPDDLKAARSKLMTHLAKHVPDERMGGPVRMTIKWCFPIVGDHTNGEYKYTKPDLDNSNKLIQDCLTKLNFWKDDSYVVSLIAEKFWSDIPGIYIRIEAI